A stretch of the Brachyhypopomus gauderio isolate BG-103 unplaced genomic scaffold, BGAUD_0.2 sc156, whole genome shotgun sequence genome encodes the following:
- the LOC143500520 gene encoding histone H3, with amino-acid sequence MARTKQTARKSTGGKAPRKQLATKAARKSAPATGGVKKPHRYRPGTVALREIRRYQKSTELLIRKLPFQRLVREIAQDFKTDLRFQSSAVMALQEASEAYLVGLFEDTNLCAIHAKRVTIMPKDIQLARRIRGERA; translated from the coding sequence ATGGCACGAACCAAGCAGACCGCCCGTAAATCCACCGGTGGCAAAGCCCCGAGGAAGCAGCTCGCCACTAAGGCTGCTCGCAAGAGCGCGCCGGCCACTGGCGGCGTGAAGAAGCCTCATCGTTACAGGCCCGGTACTGTCGCTCTGAGGGAGATTCGTCGTTATCAGAAATCTACTGAGCTGCTGATCCGTAAGCTGCCTTTCCAGCGCCTGGTGAGAGAAATCGCTCAGGACTTCAAGACCGATCTCCGCTTCCAGAGCTCCGCTGTCATGGCCTTGCAGGAGGCTAGTGAGGCATACCTGGTTGGTCTGTTCGAGGACACTAACTTGTGCGCCATCCACGCCAAGAGAGTCACCATCATGCCCAAAGACATCCAGCTGGCCCGTCGCATTCGCGGAGAGCGTGCTTAA